The Pyrococcus horikoshii OT3 genome includes a window with the following:
- a CDS encoding FecCD family ABC transporter permease, whose product MYEEYVRKRILAILFLLLLIITLAIFSLTKGAYPLSAKEVILALFTRGNPSAREAVWNIRLPRIIASIIVGASLALGGAVLQGILRNPLATPFTMGVSHGAMFGASLAILLGAGYAESSGKISVDNPYIIVAFAFAGAMTSTVVIILLAKLKGLSPQAMILAGVAMSSLFVALTTLIQYFANEIQLAAMVYWSFGDLGRPYWFENAIMILSLIPILAFFLLKGWDLNASSLGDEVALSVGVDIEKFRLISAVLSTYVTSVTVAFVGVIGFVGLIAPHIVRLIFGGDYRFLIPLSTLLGGLILLVADTFARLIFSPMILPVGVVTSFLGAPMFLYLLIRMEGRE is encoded by the coding sequence ATGTACGAGGAATACGTGAGGAAAAGGATTTTAGCAATCCTTTTTCTTTTACTCCTAATTATAACCTTAGCTATATTTTCCTTAACTAAGGGAGCTTACCCTCTCTCAGCTAAAGAAGTTATTCTTGCCCTCTTCACCAGGGGAAATCCTTCAGCAAGGGAAGCGGTATGGAACATAAGGCTACCTAGGATAATAGCTTCAATAATCGTTGGTGCATCCCTAGCCCTTGGAGGTGCAGTTCTTCAGGGAATCTTGAGAAATCCATTGGCAACTCCCTTCACCATGGGAGTCTCTCACGGGGCGATGTTTGGAGCATCCTTGGCGATACTCTTAGGGGCCGGCTATGCCGAGAGCTCGGGAAAGATCAGCGTAGATAATCCCTACATTATAGTGGCCTTTGCCTTCGCTGGGGCCATGACTTCCACGGTAGTGATAATTCTCCTGGCAAAGCTTAAAGGGTTAAGCCCTCAAGCGATGATACTTGCAGGAGTTGCCATGAGCTCCCTCTTTGTAGCTTTAACAACACTAATTCAGTACTTTGCGAATGAAATACAATTAGCAGCAATGGTTTACTGGAGCTTTGGTGACCTGGGTAGACCTTATTGGTTTGAAAATGCTATAATGATTCTTTCTTTGATCCCAATACTTGCTTTTTTCCTTCTGAAGGGATGGGATTTAAATGCTTCCTCGCTTGGTGATGAGGTAGCCCTTTCCGTAGGGGTTGATATTGAAAAGTTCAGGCTAATATCTGCAGTACTCTCAACCTACGTAACATCCGTTACTGTCGCTTTCGTTGGGGTGATAGGGTTCGTAGGATTAATAGCCCCTCACATAGTGAGGCTCATCTTTGGAGGAGATTACAGGTTCCTAATCCCCTTATCAACCCTTTTAGGGGGTTTAATACTTCTAGTAGCGGATACGTTTGCTAGGTTAATTTTCTCACCGATGATACTTCCAGTTGGAGTTGTTACCTCATTTTTGGGAGCTCCAATGTTCCTGTACTTGTTAATTAGAATGGAGGGAAGGGAATGA
- a CDS encoding iron ABC transporter substrate-binding protein, which produces MKRLLSIILIAFILGCINTGQTSTTGVTVKDMLGRTVDVPKEVHRIVAVGPGCLRIIVYLNATNMVVGVEDFEKRYSFGRPYIIAHPELKNLPSIGPGGPGKLPNLEAIMKLKPDIIFATYIDEKTANDIQKKTGIPVVVLSYGELSNFTDEEFFSSLRLAGKILGREKRAEDIISFIKSAEEDLRKRTEKVKPKKVYVGGIGYKGAHGIESTKADYPPFEVLRAYNVASALGKGHKFIDKEILLKWQPEYIFIDEGGLRLILDDYKKNPEFYRSLRAVKEGKLYGLLPYNFYSTNIGTAIADAYFIGKVLYPEEFKDVDPEKKADEIYSFLVGKPVYKVLAEQFGGFGKIDLENGKVAYSLPQNP; this is translated from the coding sequence ATGAAAAGGCTACTTTCAATAATTTTGATAGCTTTCATCTTGGGTTGTATAAATACTGGACAAACTTCTACAACTGGAGTAACCGTAAAGGATATGCTCGGAAGGACTGTTGATGTTCCTAAGGAAGTTCACAGGATAGTCGCAGTAGGGCCGGGATGCCTTAGGATCATCGTTTATTTAAACGCTACTAACATGGTAGTTGGTGTTGAAGATTTCGAAAAGAGATACTCGTTTGGAAGGCCTTACATAATCGCCCACCCCGAGCTGAAAAACTTACCCTCAATAGGCCCCGGAGGTCCCGGGAAGCTTCCAAATTTGGAAGCGATAATGAAGCTCAAGCCGGATATAATATTTGCCACATACATAGATGAAAAAACGGCAAATGACATACAGAAAAAGACGGGTATTCCAGTTGTAGTCTTGAGTTACGGTGAGCTCTCTAACTTTACCGATGAAGAATTCTTTAGCTCCTTAAGATTAGCTGGTAAGATACTGGGAAGGGAGAAGAGGGCTGAGGACATTATTTCCTTCATAAAATCCGCTGAAGAAGATCTAAGGAAGAGAACTGAAAAAGTTAAACCGAAAAAAGTTTACGTTGGAGGGATAGGCTACAAAGGAGCTCATGGAATTGAAAGCACGAAAGCTGATTATCCTCCCTTCGAGGTTTTGCGTGCCTACAATGTTGCTAGCGCTCTAGGAAAGGGGCACAAGTTCATCGATAAGGAGATCCTCCTTAAGTGGCAACCCGAGTACATATTCATTGATGAAGGGGGACTTAGGCTTATCCTAGATGACTATAAGAAGAATCCTGAATTCTATAGATCCTTGAGAGCAGTTAAAGAGGGGAAACTTTACGGTTTGCTACCTTACAACTTCTATTCAACGAACATAGGAACAGCGATAGCGGATGCCTACTTCATAGGAAAGGTTCTATACCCGGAGGAGTTTAAGGATGTTGATCCAGAGAAGAAGGCCGATGAGATATACTCTTTCCTCGTAGGAAAACCAGTATACAAGGTTCTCGCTGAGCAGTTCGGTGGATTTGGGAAAATAGACCTAGAAAACGGTAAAGTTGCTTATTCACTACCCCAGAATCCGTGA
- a CDS encoding FmdE family protein: protein MENLNLAIKEKKFDVILEYAKVFHGHICPYLALGIRSSLIAMEELSVNRLGLEESVDESILAIVETNSCFADGVQVTTGCTFGNNSLIFLDTGKTALTLVKRGNWEGVRVYVDAEKLKDYYPPGAIELFEKVIKRREGTPEEKRKLSKLWEETGRKFLYLPKEIFEVKKVKVSPIEQAPIFESVRCSRCGELVMAPKAVYINGKPFCKVCAGKEILGVIGRGIVELEEVKL from the coding sequence ATGGAGAATTTAAATTTAGCTATAAAGGAAAAGAAGTTTGATGTAATACTTGAATATGCAAAGGTATTCCATGGTCATATATGCCCATACTTAGCCCTTGGAATTAGGTCTTCCCTTATAGCGATGGAAGAACTAAGCGTAAACAGGCTCGGCCTTGAGGAAAGTGTTGATGAAAGCATTTTAGCTATAGTGGAGACGAACAGTTGTTTTGCCGATGGGGTTCAAGTTACCACGGGATGCACGTTTGGTAATAACTCTCTAATCTTCCTTGATACGGGAAAAACTGCATTAACCTTAGTTAAGAGGGGTAACTGGGAAGGAGTAAGGGTGTACGTTGATGCTGAGAAGCTCAAAGATTATTACCCCCCAGGAGCTATAGAGCTCTTTGAAAAAGTTATCAAAAGAAGAGAAGGGACACCCGAGGAAAAGAGGAAACTTAGTAAGCTCTGGGAGGAGACTGGAAGAAAGTTCCTTTATCTTCCTAAGGAGATTTTCGAGGTAAAGAAGGTTAAGGTTTCCCCAATAGAGCAAGCTCCCATTTTCGAAAGCGTTAGATGTAGTAGATGTGGAGAGCTCGTAATGGCCCCTAAGGCTGTTTATATAAACGGGAAACCGTTCTGTAAGGTTTGTGCTGGAAAGGAGATACTTGGCGTAATAGGTAGGGGAATAGTCGAGCTGGAGGAGGTTAAGTTATGA